A stretch of the Polaribacter pacificus genome encodes the following:
- the pepT gene encoding peptidase T: MMQQDPIVDRFIRYVKIDTESDPNNPEFPSTQKQWTLAKMLAEELKEIGMQEVDLDKNCYIMASLPSNLDYKVPVIGFVAHIDTSPDFSGKNVNPQIHPNYDGSDIVLNKALNIVLSPSYFESLERYVGQTIITTDGTTLLGADDKAGVTEIVSAMEYLIKHPEIKHGKIRICFTPDEEVGKGAHLFDVDKFGADWAYTMDGSEIGELEYENFNAASASVSIAGKIVHPGYAKGKMINSISIAHEFMAMLPANEVPEQTTGYEGFFHLHHLEGSVEKTTLEYIIRDHDFDLFEKRKYLIQRIATDLNNKYGNNLIEVTIKDQYFNMKEKITPVMHIVDIAEAVIKEKGITPMIKAIRGGTDGSQLSFKGLPCPNIFAGGHNFHGRYEYIPVESMLKATEVIVGIAEKVALEFRGK; the protein is encoded by the coding sequence ATGATGCAGCAAGATCCTATTGTAGATCGATTTATTAGATATGTAAAAATTGACACAGAGTCAGACCCCAACAATCCAGAGTTTCCGAGTACTCAAAAGCAATGGACCCTAGCTAAGATGCTAGCTGAGGAGCTTAAAGAAATTGGAATGCAAGAGGTTGATTTAGATAAAAACTGTTATATCATGGCAAGCCTTCCTAGCAATCTAGACTATAAAGTGCCTGTGATTGGTTTTGTAGCCCATATAGACACCAGTCCTGATTTTAGTGGGAAAAACGTCAATCCTCAGATTCATCCAAATTACGACGGGTCTGATATTGTCCTAAACAAAGCGCTAAACATTGTCTTGTCTCCTTCTTATTTTGAAAGCTTAGAACGTTATGTGGGGCAAACCATTATTACCACAGACGGGACTACCCTACTTGGAGCTGATGACAAAGCAGGAGTTACAGAAATTGTTTCTGCAATGGAGTATTTGATTAAACATCCAGAGATCAAACACGGAAAAATTCGCATTTGCTTTACACCTGATGAAGAAGTTGGAAAAGGAGCACATTTATTTGATGTCGATAAATTTGGAGCAGATTGGGCATACACCATGGACGGCAGTGAAATTGGAGAATTAGAATACGAGAATTTTAATGCAGCAAGCGCAAGCGTTTCTATTGCAGGGAAAATTGTGCATCCTGGTTACGCCAAAGGAAAAATGATCAATTCTATTAGCATTGCTCATGAGTTTATGGCCATGTTACCTGCAAACGAAGTACCTGAGCAAACCACGGGTTATGAAGGTTTTTTTCATTTACACCACCTAGAAGGTTCAGTAGAAAAAACAACTTTAGAGTATATAATTAGAGATCATGATTTTGATTTGTTCGAAAAAAGAAAGTACCTAATCCAACGGATAGCTACCGATTTAAACAACAAATACGGAAATAATCTTATTGAGGTGACGATCAAAGATCAGTACTTTAATATGAAAGAAAAAATCACACCAGTTATGCACATCGTTGATATAGCAGAAGCCGTGATAAAAGAAAAAGGCATCACTCCTATGATCAAAGCCATACGTGGTGGTACAGACGGTTCGCAGCTTTCATTTAAAGGGCTTCCTTGCCCTAATATCTTTGCTGGTGGGCATAATTTTCATGGACGCTATGAGTATATTCCTGTAGAATCTATGCTTAAAGCCACTGAAGTAATTGTTGGGATCGCTGAAAAAGTAGCTTTAGAATTTAGAGGGAAATAG
- the lysA gene encoding diaminopimelate decarboxylase translates to MNNKKLQQLADTYGSPLYVYDTEVIAAQYNRITTAFSKVKHSKINYAVKALSNINILKVFKQLGSGLDTVSIQEVQLGLAAGFDPKDIIYTPNGVSLEEIEKVATLGVQINIDNLSILELFGQKHPEIPVCIRINPHVMAGGNSKISVGHIDSKFGISMYQVPLIKRVVENTNMRINGIHMHTGSDILDIDTFLRATEILFDVSKQFKDLDFIDFGSGFKVPYKEGDISTDIEQLGKQLTKRFNEFCKEYGKELTLMFEPGKFLVSEAGNFLAKVNVIKQTTSTVFAGVDSGFNHLVRPMMYDSYHHITNISNPKGRERYYSVVGYICETDTFGSNRRINEITEGDVLCFHNAGAYCFSMASNYNSRFKPAEVMVHKGKEYLIRKRETFEDILRNQENITIS, encoded by the coding sequence ATGAATAACAAAAAATTGCAACAGTTAGCAGACACCTATGGTAGTCCCTTATACGTTTACGATACAGAAGTAATCGCAGCACAATACAACAGGATCACTACAGCCTTTTCTAAGGTAAAGCACAGTAAGATTAACTATGCTGTAAAAGCCTTATCAAACATAAACATCCTAAAGGTTTTTAAGCAGTTAGGATCAGGTCTTGATACCGTATCTATCCAAGAAGTACAATTGGGCTTAGCTGCCGGATTTGACCCTAAAGATATTATTTATACACCAAACGGAGTTTCTTTAGAAGAAATTGAAAAGGTTGCTACCTTGGGCGTTCAAATAAATATTGACAATCTTTCTATTTTAGAATTGTTTGGGCAAAAACATCCAGAGATCCCAGTTTGTATTCGAATCAACCCACATGTAATGGCAGGTGGAAACAGCAAAATTTCTGTTGGTCATATTGATTCAAAATTCGGAATCTCCATGTATCAAGTTCCTCTAATCAAACGCGTGGTAGAAAATACCAATATGCGCATCAATGGAATTCATATGCACACAGGGTCAGATATTTTAGATATTGACACCTTTTTACGAGCTACAGAGATTTTATTTGATGTTTCAAAACAGTTTAAAGATCTTGATTTTATTGATTTCGGTAGCGGATTTAAAGTTCCTTATAAAGAAGGAGATATTTCTACCGATATAGAACAACTGGGAAAACAACTCACCAAACGTTTTAATGAGTTCTGTAAAGAGTACGGAAAAGAACTTACTTTGATGTTTGAGCCAGGAAAATTCTTAGTGAGTGAGGCAGGGAATTTTCTAGCAAAAGTAAATGTTATCAAACAAACTACATCAACCGTATTTGCAGGTGTTGATAGCGGTTTTAATCATTTGGTACGCCCGATGATGTATGATTCTTACCACCACATTACCAACATCTCTAATCCAAAAGGGAGAGAGCGTTATTATTCTGTTGTGGGGTACATTTGTGAAACAGATACTTTTGGTTCAAACAGACGCATTAATGAAATTACAGAAGGTGATGTCTTGTGTTTCCACAATGCTGGCGCCTATTGTTTTTCTATGGCATCTAACTATAATTCTCGATTTAAACCTGCAGAAGTTATGGTACATAAAGGAAAAGAGTATTTGATCAGAAAAAGAGAAACCTTTGAAGACATACTAAGAAATCAAGAGAACATTACAATCTCTTAA
- a CDS encoding type IA DNA topoisomerase, whose amino-acid sequence MKVCIAEKPSVAREIANILGANTKHDGYYEGNGYAVTYTFGHLCTLFEPKDYKPYWKSWDLNNLPMLPEKFLTKVTSNDGIQKQFKIVKSLFDRADVVINCGDAGQEGELIQRWVINQAEYTGKVQRLWISSLTEEAIKEGFENLQTSEKYDNLYYAGFSRAIGDWLLGLNATRLYTVKFGGYKQVLSVGRVQTPTLAMLVNRYKEIENFKPQPYWELQTSYRNTLFNYEDGRFLKQEDGAILANKVKESDFEIVSVTKKKGKEYAPKLFDLTGLQVYCNNKFGFSADETLKMVQKLYEMKVVTYPRVDTTFLPNDVYPKVAGILSKLTNYSEITQPLLGKKIKKSKRVFDDKKVTDHHAIIPTGMQTSLQYNQQQVYDIITRRFIAAFYPDSDVSNTSVIGKASEVPFKTTGKEIISKGWRVALETEESKIKKELNEQMTLPSFTKGEKGPHEPSFLEKETKPPRNFTEASLLRAMETAGKQVDDDEMRELMKENGIGRPSTRASIIETLFRRKYIERKKKLVLPTQTGIQLIDLIDNELLKSAELTGRWEKRLKEIERGEFNAGTFINNMKKMVDELVYEVRSNTSKIRISHQTISQNAVEKTPKKKATTKKQLVGKSCPKCQKGQLLKGSTAYGCSEYKTGCTFKLPFEFLGKKISENQLIRLLDKKSTTNLKGFKTENGSVEGLVRFDENFQLKLEEKKTAVDTKVKKESNQDSISCPKCKKGTVIKGNTAYGCSEHKNGCNFLYSFEDIKKAANGKPLTKELVVQLLQSPQ is encoded by the coding sequence ATGAAAGTATGTATTGCAGAAAAACCAAGTGTTGCAAGAGAAATTGCTAACATCCTAGGTGCCAATACAAAACACGATGGGTATTATGAAGGGAATGGATACGCAGTGACCTATACTTTTGGTCATTTATGTACACTATTTGAACCCAAAGATTACAAGCCGTATTGGAAAAGTTGGGATTTAAACAATTTACCCATGTTGCCAGAGAAGTTTTTAACCAAGGTAACTAGCAATGATGGGATTCAAAAACAGTTTAAAATCGTAAAAAGTCTTTTTGACAGAGCAGATGTTGTAATTAATTGCGGGGATGCTGGTCAAGAAGGAGAATTGATTCAACGTTGGGTAATCAATCAAGCAGAATACACTGGGAAGGTTCAACGTTTGTGGATTTCTTCACTTACAGAAGAAGCCATTAAAGAAGGTTTTGAAAACCTTCAAACCTCAGAGAAATATGACAATCTTTATTATGCAGGCTTTTCTAGAGCTATAGGTGATTGGCTCTTGGGCCTAAATGCCACGCGTTTATACACCGTTAAATTTGGCGGTTATAAGCAAGTACTCTCTGTGGGTAGAGTGCAAACTCCTACCCTAGCCATGTTGGTCAATCGCTATAAAGAGATTGAAAATTTTAAACCACAACCCTACTGGGAGTTACAGACTAGTTATAGAAATACCTTGTTTAATTATGAGGATGGCCGCTTTTTAAAACAAGAAGATGGAGCTATTTTAGCCAATAAGGTAAAGGAGTCTGACTTTGAAATCGTCTCTGTAACCAAGAAAAAAGGAAAAGAATACGCACCTAAGCTTTTTGATTTAACAGGTTTGCAAGTGTACTGCAATAATAAGTTTGGGTTTTCTGCTGATGAAACCTTAAAAATGGTACAGAAATTATACGAAATGAAAGTGGTCACTTATCCAAGAGTTGATACGACTTTCTTACCCAATGATGTGTACCCAAAAGTTGCAGGAATCTTAAGCAAATTAACCAATTATAGCGAAATCACTCAGCCGCTTTTAGGAAAGAAAATTAAAAAGTCAAAACGAGTTTTTGACGATAAAAAAGTAACCGATCACCACGCTATAATTCCGACAGGAATGCAAACCAGCTTACAGTATAACCAACAACAGGTATACGACATTATTACTAGACGCTTTATTGCTGCTTTTTACCCAGATTCTGATGTGTCAAACACCTCTGTAATTGGCAAGGCCTCAGAAGTCCCTTTTAAAACCACCGGAAAAGAAATTATAAGCAAAGGTTGGCGAGTAGCTTTAGAAACCGAAGAAAGCAAGATTAAAAAAGAATTAAATGAGCAAATGACCCTGCCCTCTTTTACCAAAGGAGAAAAAGGTCCTCATGAGCCCTCTTTTTTAGAAAAAGAAACCAAACCACCAAGAAACTTTACAGAAGCCTCTCTCCTACGTGCTATGGAAACAGCGGGCAAACAGGTAGATGATGATGAGATGCGAGAGCTAATGAAGGAGAATGGTATTGGAAGACCTTCTACACGAGCCAGTATAATAGAAACCCTCTTTAGAAGAAAGTATATTGAACGTAAAAAGAAACTGGTATTGCCTACGCAAACAGGGATTCAGTTGATCGATTTGATAGATAATGAACTCTTAAAATCTGCCGAACTAACTGGACGTTGGGAAAAACGCTTAAAGGAGATTGAACGCGGTGAGTTTAACGCGGGTACCTTTATCAATAATATGAAAAAAATGGTCGATGAATTGGTTTATGAAGTTCGATCAAATACCTCTAAGATTCGAATTTCTCATCAAACTATTTCACAAAACGCTGTAGAAAAGACTCCAAAGAAAAAAGCAACTACTAAAAAGCAACTGGTAGGTAAAAGCTGTCCAAAATGTCAAAAAGGTCAACTTTTAAAGGGTTCTACAGCTTATGGCTGCTCTGAGTACAAAACAGGCTGTACATTTAAACTGCCTTTTGAATTTCTAGGAAAGAAAATTAGTGAAAACCAATTGATCCGATTGCTTGACAAAAAATCAACCACCAATTTAAAAGGATTTAAGACAGAAAACGGAAGCGTAGAAGGCTTGGTTCGATTTGATGAAAACTTTCAGTTAAAACTAGAAGAAAAGAAAACAGCTGTTGATACCAAAGTAAAAAAAGAGTCAAATCAAGATAGCATCAGCTGTCCAAAGTGTAAAAAAGGAACTGTCATTAAAGGCAATACGGCTTATGGCTGCTCAGAGCACAAAAATGGGTGCAACTTCTTATATAGTTTTGAAGACATAAAAAAAGCGGCTAACGGAAAGCCATTGACCAAAGAATTGGTCGTACAGCTACTACAAAGCCCGCAATAA
- a CDS encoding dicarboxylate/amino acid:cation symporter gives MKRLFSNLLFKVFLAIVLGIVFGLYLPESVNRIFTTFNAFFGQFLNFSIPLIIMGLIMPAISDLGKGAGKLLLLTAAIAYGSTLFSGFMTYFTASNIFPQLLASHVNDAAEIAESGKELTPYFSISIPAVLDVMTSLVLAFVIGLGLSNQENSTLKLVVKDFQKIIMQVIENIIVPLLPLFILGIFTSMAYSGKVFSILSVFISIIGVIFALHILLLLLQYTIAGALTKQNPLKLLATMMPAYFTALGTQSSAATIPVTLEQTLKNGVSEKIAGFVIPLCATIHLSGSIMKITACAMALMILHGVPFDFTLFAGFIFMLGIAMIAAPGVPGGAIMAAVGILQSMLGFNEEMIGLMIALYIAMDSFGTACNVTGDGAISLVVNSITKGKDL, from the coding sequence ATGAAACGTTTATTTTCAAATTTATTATTTAAAGTTTTCTTAGCCATTGTTTTAGGGATCGTTTTTGGTCTCTATTTACCAGAATCAGTGAACAGAATCTTTACAACGTTTAATGCCTTTTTTGGTCAGTTTTTAAATTTTTCTATTCCTTTAATTATTATGGGGCTTATTATGCCAGCCATCTCTGATTTAGGGAAAGGAGCAGGAAAGTTATTGTTGCTTACTGCGGCTATTGCCTACGGATCAACCTTGTTTTCTGGGTTTATGACCTATTTTACAGCCTCAAATATCTTTCCACAACTTTTAGCCTCACATGTAAACGATGCTGCAGAAATAGCAGAATCAGGCAAAGAGTTGACTCCTTATTTTAGCATTAGCATACCTGCGGTATTGGATGTCATGACCTCTTTAGTATTGGCATTTGTGATTGGTTTGGGATTGTCAAATCAAGAAAATTCTACTTTAAAACTGGTAGTCAAAGATTTTCAAAAGATTATCATGCAAGTAATAGAAAACATTATTGTTCCATTGTTGCCTTTGTTTATCTTGGGGATCTTTACTAGTATGGCTTACAGTGGTAAAGTCTTTTCAATTCTTTCTGTTTTTATCAGTATTATCGGTGTTATTTTTGCCTTACACATACTATTGTTATTGCTTCAGTATACCATTGCAGGAGCACTTACCAAGCAAAACCCACTAAAACTATTAGCTACCATGATGCCGGCTTATTTTACCGCTTTGGGTACCCAGTCTTCTGCAGCAACCATTCCGGTGACTTTAGAGCAAACTCTAAAAAATGGGGTATCAGAAAAAATAGCAGGTTTTGTAATTCCTTTATGTGCTACGATTCACTTATCTGGGAGTATTATGAAAATTACAGCCTGTGCAATGGCCTTAATGATATTACACGGAGTGCCTTTTGATTTTACGCTTTTTGCTGGCTTTATTTTTATGCTTGGAATTGCCATGATTGCTGCACCTGGTGTGCCTGGAGGGGCGATTATGGCAGCCGTTGGGATTTTGCAATCTATGTTGGGCTTTAACGAAGAAATGATTGGTTTGATGATTGCCTTATACATTGCCATGGATAGTTTTGGAACTGCTTGTAATGTTACGGGAGATGGGGCTATTTCTTTGGTTGTAAATAGCATTACCAAAGGGAAAGATCTTTAG